GCGCGCGGCCAGGTCGCGCCCCGGGGTGTCGTAGTAGACCGCCTCCAACAGCTGCACCGGCGACCGGTGCACCCCCGACACTGCGGCCAGCCCGTCGAAGGACGGCGCCACCGTCGAATCGACGACGTCGAACTTGCGCTCGACCTCCAGATGTCGCGATGTTCCGTCGTCCGCTCTCCCCATGGTCGAGACAGATTGCCACACGTACATGACGCCGGGCGAGGGCACGACACTAAGGTCGAATCCTGTGACTGATTACGAAACGCTGACCTTTGAGCAGTCCGGCCCGATCACCCGCATCGCGCTGAACCGTCCCGATGCGGCAAACGGCATGAACGGCACCATGACTCGGGAGCTCGCCGACGCCGCCAAACGCTGCGACAGCCCGGCCACCAAGGTCGTGGTGCTCACCGGTACCGGTCGGTTCTTCTGCGCGGGCGGTGACTTGAAGGATTTCGCCGCGGCCGCGGATCGCGGCGCCCACGTCAAGGCCGTCGCCGACGATCTGCACCGGGCGATCTCGACCTTCGCCCGGATGAACGCGGTGCTCATCACCGCGGTCAACGGTACCGCGGCCGGGGCCGGGTTCTCCATCGCGGTGACCGGCGACCTCGTGCTGGCGGCCGAGTCGGCGTCGTTCACGATGGCCTACACCCGCGTCGGCCTCAGCCCCGACGGCAGCGCGTCGTACTTCCTGCCACGGCTGATCGGCGTCACCAGGACCAAGGAGCTGATGCTGACCAACCGCACCCTGTCGGCCCGCGAGGCCGCGGACTGGGGCCTGGTCACCGAGGTGGTGCCGGACGATCAGCTGGCCGCCCGCGCCGATGCGCTCGCCGCCCAGATGGCAGCCACCTCAAGCGGATCCAACGGCACGGTCAAGGCGCTGATGCTCTCGACGTTCTCCGCCGGACTGGAGGAGCAGATGGAGTTCGAGGGCCGGTTCATCGCCGAGCGCGCCAACTCCGCCGACGGGCGCGAGGGCGTGGACGCTTTCCTGGGCAAGCGCAAGGCCGAGTTCGCCTGACCGGCGAACCCGGCGTCCGTCAGTAGCAGTGCTCGTCGGCGGGGAAGGCCCCGCTGGCCACCTCGTCGGCGAACTGCTCTGCCGCCCGGCGCAATTCGGCGCCGATCTCGGCGAACCGCTTGACGAACTTGGCGGTCTTGCCGCTGGTGAGGCCGGCCATGTCCTGCCACACCAGCACCTGGGCGTCGCAGTTGGGTCCGGCGCCGATGCCGACGGTCGGGATGGTGAGTTTGCCGGTGATCTGGGTGGCCAGCTCGGCGGGCACCATCTCCAGCACCACCGCGACCGCACCCGCCTCCTGCACGGCGATCGCGTCGTGGATGGTCTGCTCGGCGGCGTCGCCGCGGCCCTGAACCCGGTAGCCGCCGAGGGTGTTCACGCTCTGCGGGGTGAACCCGATGTGGCCCACCACCGGGATGCCGGCCTGGGTCAGCGCCGCGATCTGCTCGGCGACCCGCTCGCCGCCCTCCAGCTTGACTGCGTGCGCGCCCGCCTCCTTCATGAAGCGGGTCGCGCCGGCCAACGCCTGGGCCGGGCCGGCCTCGTAGCTGCCGAACGGCAGGTCGGCCACCACCAGGGCGTGCGGAGCACCGCGCACCACCCCGCGCACCAGCGGAATGAGTTCGTCGATGGTCACCGGAACCGTGGTGTCGTAGCCGTAGACCACGTTGGCGGCCGAATCTCCGACCAGCAGCACCGGGATCCCGGCCTCCTCGAAGACCCGGGCGGTGGAGTAGTCGTAGGCCGTGAGCATGGCCCACTTGTGGCCTTCGGCCTTCCACTTCTGCAGGTGGTGAGTGCGAACCTTGACCCGCGGCGCGGTAGCGGCAGCACCGTAGACGGTCTGCTCAGACATCGTTGTCCCCCAAGTGGGTGAGTCGGGCACGAATCCTCGAGGCCGTAGCGGTCCCCGGGTTCGTCGGACAATGGCCTAGTCTGCCACCTACGGGTCGGAAAGTTGACCCCCGGTGACGTGGATTTCCTCACATCGCACCCGCTCGCGCTTAACATCGGCGACATGCAACGGCTCAGCGGTCTTGACGCCAGTTTCCTGTACCTCGAGACGCCGCAGCAGCCGTTACACGTGTGCTCGATTCTGGAGCTGGACACCTCGACCATCCCGGGCGGCTACACCTACGACCGGTTCCGCGACGAGTTCGACCTCCGCCTCAAGGCGATGCCGCAGTTCCGGGAGAAGATCGCCGACAGCCGGTTCAACCTCGACCACCCGGTGTGGGTCGAGGACAAGGACTTCGACGTCGACCGGCACCTGCACCGCATCGGACTGCCCGCCCCGGGCGGTCGCGCGGAGCTGGCCGAGATCTGCGGGCACATCGCCTCGTTGCCGCTGGACCGCAGCCGGCCGCTGTGGGAGAAGTGGGTGATCGAGAACGTCGACAACAAAGATCCGCGCGGCAACGGGCGGCTGGTGGTGATGACCAAGGTGCACCACGCCGCCGTCGACGGGGTGTCGGGCGCCAATCTGCTGTCCACGCTGTGCAGCACCGAACCGGACGCGCCGCCACCGGATCCGGTCGACGGTCCCGGCGAGGCCGGCAGCCTGGAGATCGCGCTGTCGGGGGCGCTGCGGTTCGCCACCCGGCCGCTGAAACTGGCGACCGCGCTGCCGACGACGCTGGCGTCGGTGGTCGACACGGTCAAACGGGCGCGCTCCGGGTTGACCATGGCCCCGCCGTTCGCCGCGCCCAAGACGCCGTTCAACGCCAACGTCACCGCGCACCGCAACGTGGCATTCACCCAGCTGGATCTCGACGAGATCAAAAAGATCAAGAACCACTTCGGCGTCAAGGTCAACGACGTGGTGATGGCGCTGGTGTCGACGGTGCTGCGCCGGTACCTGGACGACTGCGGTCAACTGCCCGACAGCTCGCTGGTGGCCATGGTGCCGGTGTCGGTGCACGACCGCTCCGACCGGCCCGGCCGCAACCAGGTGTCGGGCATGTTCTCCCGGCTGGAGACCCAGATCGCCGACCCGGCCGAGCGGCTCATGGCCATCGCAGCTGCGAATTCCGTTGCCAAAGAACACAGTTCGGCGATCGGGGCCACCCTGCTGCAGGACTGGACCCAGTTCGCCGCGCCGGCGGTGTTCGGCATCGCGATGCGGGTCTACGCCGCCAGCCGGCTGGGCAACGCCCGTCCGGTGCACAACCTGGTGATCTCGAACGTGCCCGGCCCGCAGGTGCCGCTGTACTACCTCGGCTGCGAGGTCAAGGCGATGTACCCGCTCGGGCCGATCTTCCACGGCTCGGGGCTCAACATCACCGTCATGTCGCTCAACGGCATCCTCAACGTCGGGCTCATCTCCTGCCCGGAGCTGATCCCCGACCTGTGGGACCTGGCCGACCAGTTCCCGGAGGCGCTCGCCGAGCTCGCCGACGCCACGCGTTAACCGCCTAGCCAGCGCCGACAACGGTTTCTGGCAGCATGTGGTGCCATGAACCTCAGGATCGGGGTCCTCGCGACCGCATCGTTGCTGCTGCTGGTCGCCGGCTGCGGCAAGATTCCCAGACTCATCGACGGCCATGGTGTGGTTGCGGTGCCGCCGCCCGGTTCGCCGGTCGAGTGGCAGGAGTGCCAACTCGACCTGGCCCACTCGGTGCAGCTGCCGCCCGAGGCGCAGTGCGGCATGCTCTCGGTCCCGGTCAACTACGACAACCCCGACGGGGACGTGGCGCAGATCGCGCTGATCCGTTTCCCGGCCACCGGCAACCAGAAGATCGGTTCGCTGGTCATCAACCCCGGCGGTCCCGGCGTATCCGGTGTCGAGCTGGCCGCCCAGGTGGTCAACCGGCTGCCGCAGCCGGTGCGTGAGCGCTTCGATCTGGTCGGCTTCGACCCCCGCGGCGTGGCCAACTCCACGCCCGCGCTGTGGTGCAACTCCGACGCCGACAACGACCGGTTGCGGGCCGACCCCCAGGTCGACTACACGCCCGAGGGCGTCGAGCACATCGAGAACGAGACCAAGGCGTTCGTCCAGCGCTGCGTGGACAAGATGGGCCTGGAGTTCCTCGCCAACGTCGGCACCAGCAACGTCGTCAAGGACCTCGACGCGATCCGCGCCGCGCTCGGCGACGACAAGCTGACCTACCTCGGCTACTCCTACGGCACCCGGATCGGCGCGCTGTACGCCGAGGAGTACCCCGACAAGGTGCGCGCGATGATCCTCGACGGCGCCGTGGATCCCAACGCCGATCCGATCGAGGCCAACATCCGTCAGGCGGCCGCCTTCCAGACCGCCTTCAACGACTACGCGGCCGACTGCGCGAAAAGCCCGGACTGCCCGCTGGGCACCGACCCGGCGAAGGCGGTCGACGTGTACCGCAGCATGGTCGAGCCGCTGGTGGAGCAGCCCGCCGAAACCAAAGACCCACGGGGACTGAGCTACTCCGACGCCGTCGTCGGCACGATCTTCGCGCTGTACTCGCCCGACCTGTGGCGCCATCTGACCCAGGGGCTGGCCGAACTGCGGGAGGGCCGCGGCAACATCATGCTGGCGCTGGCCGATCTGTACATGGGCCGCGACCAGAACGGTCACTACGACAACTCCACCGACGCGCGGGTCGCCATCAACTGCGTGGACAAGCCCGCGGTGAAGGACCGTGCGAAGGTCATCGAAGAGGACCGCCGGCTGCGCGAGGTGGCGCCGTTCATGAGCTACGGCGAGTTCACCGGTCACGCCCCGCTGGACACCTGCGCGTTCTGGCCGGTGCCGACCACCACCGAGCCGCACGAGATCAATGTGCAGGGCTTGCCGCCGATCCTGGTGGTGTCCATCACCAACGACCCCGCCACGCCGTACGAGGCCGGTGTCGAGTTGGCCCGCCAGCTCAAGGGCTCGCTGCTGACCGTCGAGGCCACCCAGCACACCGTGGTCTTCCAGGGCGACCAGTGCGTCGACGAGATCGCCACCCGCTATCTGATCGATCTCGTCGTGCCTCCGCCGGACGCCCGGTGCAGCTAGCCCGCGCCAATGCGCCCGGACGCGGTTGGGGCGCGCCAGATCACGGGCGGGTCACCGTTCGGTTCCAGGGGGAGACGCGTGGTGCGGGGGCGTGACAGCATGTCTGCCATGTGGCGGCTGGGGCGGCTGGTGCTTGCGCTGCTGCTGTTGTCGTTGGTGGGGTCCCCGGTCGCCGCGGCCACACCCGAAGGACAGTCCACCCAGCGCTGGGGGCTGCCCCCGGTGTGGGGCGGCTGCGAACGGTTCCTGGCCGACGCCGGCAAGGTGCCGACCGCGCAGTGCGGGACCGTCGCGGTGCCGTTCGACTACAACGACCCGGACGGGGAACTCGCGCAGTTGGCGGTGATCAAGGTGCCCGCGTCCGGCGACCGGATCGGGGTGCTGATCGTCAACCCGGGCGGGCCCGGCGCCTCGGCGGTCGACACCGTCGCCGGGATGGGCGCCGCGCTGGCCGGCACCGAACTGTTGGAGCGGTTCGACCTGGTCGGCGTCGATCCGCGCGGGGTCGGCCACTCCACGCCGCAACTGCGCTGCCGCACCGACGAGGAGTTCGACGCCTACCGGCGTGAGCCGCTGGCCGACTACAGCCCGGCCGGGGTGGCCCACATCGAGTCGGTCTACGCCGACCTGGTCCGACGGTGCACCGAGCGGATGGGCGCCGCGTTCCTGTCCGGGGTGGGCACCGCGACCGCCGCGATCGACCTGGACGTGGTGCGCGCCGCGCTCGGCGAGCACCAGCTCAACTATCTCGGCTTCTCCTACGGCACCCAGCTCGGGGCGGCCTACGCCGCGCGCTACCCCGACCGGGTGCGGGCCATGGTGCTCGACGGAGCGGTCGACCCCACGCTCGATCCCGTCGCCGCTCGCATCCGCCAATTGAACGGGTTCCAAAGGGCTTTCGACGCCTATGCGGCCGACTGCGCCAAGGCCGCGGACTGCCCGCTGGGCACCGACCCGAGCCAGTTCGTCGCCCGGTACCGCCAACTGGTGGACCCGCTGGTGACCCGGCCGGCCTACACCTCCGACCCGCGCGGCCTGAGCTACTCCGACGCCATCACCGGCACGGTCAACGCGCTGTACTCGCCGCGGTACTGGCCGTATCTGACCAGCGGGCTGCTCGGCCTGCGCGACGGCACCGACGCGGTCGACCTGCTGCTGCTGGCCGACGACTACTACCGCCGCGACCGGTCCGGCCACTACAAGAACCAGCACGACGCCCTCATGGCGATCCGCTGCGTGGATGCTCCGTACCCACCCGATCCGGCGGTGTGGGTCGAGGCCGACCGGCAGGTGCGCCAGGCGGCGCCGTTCCTGGCGCACGGGGCGTTCACCGGGTTCGCGCCCCGCGATCTGTGCTCGATGTGGCCGGTGCCGCCGACCTCGGCGCCACAGCCGGCGACCTCACCCGGCCCCGGCAAGGTCGTCGTGGTGTCGGTGACCCGGGACCCGGCCACCCCGTACGAGGCCGGGGTGGAACTGGCCCGCCAGATGGGCGCCTCGCTGATCACCTTCGACGGCGCCCAGCACACGGTGGTGTTCAACGGCGACGCGTGCGTGGACACCGCGGTGGTGAACTTCCTGATCGATTCGGTCGTGCCGCCGCACGGGTTGCGCTGCTGAGCCGCCGGCCGGCAGGCCGAGCGGGCAGATCCGACCCATCACCGACTCCGCCGTGTAACACAGATTTAACAGCTCGTGCCTATGCTCGCGACCATGGATCGCCAGAAGGAGTTCGTGCTCCGCACGCTGGAGGAACGCGATATCCGGTTCGTCCGGCTGTGGTTCACCGATGTGCTCGGATTCCTCAAGTCGGTGGCGATCGCACCCGCCGAGCTCGAAGGCGCCTTCGAGGAGGGGATCGGGTTCGACGGTTCGGCAATCGAGGGCTTCGCCCGGGTGTCGGAGGCCGACATGGTCGCTCGCCCGGATCCGTCGACGTTCCAGATCCTGCCGTGGACCAATGACCGTGGCACCCATTACTCGGCGCGCATGTTCTGCGACATCACCATGCCCGACGGGTCCCCGTCGTGGGCGGACTCCCGGCACGTGCTGCGCCGCCAGTTGGCCAAGGCCAGCGATCTGGGCTTCACCTGCTACGTGCATCCCGAGATCGAGTTCTTCCTGCTCAAGCCCGGCCCGAACGACGGCACCCCGCCGGAGCCGGCCGACAGCGGCGGCTACTTCGACCAGGCCGTGCACGACGCGGCGCCGAACTTCCGCCGCCACGCCATCGACGCGCTGGAGCAGATGGGCATCTCGGTGGAGTTCAGCCACCACGAGGGCGCGCCCGGCCAGCAGGAGATCGACCTGCGCTACGCCGACGCGCTGTCGATGGCCGACAACGTGATGACGTTCCGCTACGTCGTCAAGGAGGTGGCGATCGCCGAAGGGGTGCGGGCCTCGTTCATGCCCAAGCCGTTCGCCGAGCATCCGGGATCGGCGATGCACACCCACATGAGCCTGTTCGAGGGCGAGACCAACGCCTTCCACAGCCCCGACGATCCGCTGCAGCTGTCCGACATCGCCAAATCGTTCATCGCCGGCATCCTCGAGCACGCCAACGAGATCAGCGCGGTCACCAACCAATGGGTGAACTCCTACAAGCGGCTGGTGCACGGCGGCGAGGCGCCGACCGCGGCGTCGTGGGGCGCGGCGAACCGGTCGGCGCTGGTGCGGGTGCCGATGTACACGCCGCACAAGGCGTCGTCGCGGCGCATCGAGGTGCGCAGCCCCGACTCGGCGTGCAACCCGTACCTGACCTTCGCCGTGCTGCTGGCCGCGGGCCTGCGCGGCATCGAGAAGAACTACGTGCTCGGTCCGGAGGCCGAGGACAACGTGTGGAACCTGACTCCCGAGGAGCGCCGCGCGATGGGCTTCAAGGAGCTGCCCACCTCGCTCGGCGCCGCGCTGGCGGAGATGGAGAACTCCGAGCTGGTCGCGGAAGCGTTGGGGGAACACGTTTTCGACTACTTCCTGCGTAACAAGCGTCAGGAGTGGGAGAACTACCGCAGCCACGTCACGCCGTACGAGCTCAAGGCGTACCTGTCGCTGTAGGTCCCGGGCGGGTTGCCGCCGGAATCCGTCCCGGATAGCTCGCTAGCCGATCTAGCTGCTGCGCTACCTTGTAGGGCGTGGCTACACCTGCGACGCAGCGACCCAAGCTGCCGAGCGTGGGACGCCTCGGGTTGGTCGAACCCACCGCGCAGGCCGATCTGGACCGGTTGGGCTGGAACACCGAAGCCCATGTCGAGCTGCTCTGGTCGCTGTCGCGGGCGCCCGACGCCGATATCGCCCTGAAGGCAATGGTGCGGTTGGCCGAAGCCCTCGGCCCCGGCTGGCCCGAACTCGCCGAGGCGTTGATGGTCGACCGCAGCCTGCGCGGGCGGCTGTTCAGCCTGCTCGGCTCGTCGCTGGCGCTCGGAGATCATCTCATCGCCCATCCGGACCGCTGGCAGCTGCTGACCGGCAAGGTGCGGTTGCCGTCGGCCGACGAACTGCGCCGCGAGTTCGTCGATCTGGCCGCGCGCCAGCCCGATCCGGCCACCGCGCTGCTGCCGCTGCGGGCCGCCTACCGGGACCGGCTGCTGGTGCTGGCGGCACTGGACCTGGCACCCACGGTCGAGAACGAGCCGGTGCTGCCGTTCACCACCGTGGCGGAGCACCTGTCCGACCTCGCCGACGCCGCCCTGGCGGCCGCGCTGACCGTGGCGATCAACGCGGTGGCCCCGGACGACCCGCCCCCGCTGGCCGTCATCGCTATGGGCAAATGCGGTGCACGGGAGCTGAACTACGTCAGCGACGTCGACGTCATCTTCGTCACCGACAACGACGAGTCGGTCCTGCCCAAGGCCACCCGGGTGGCCGGGGAGATGATGCGGTTCTCCTCGGACACCTTCTTCGAACTCGACGCCGCCCTGCGCCCGGAGGGCAAGCGCGGTCAGCTGGTGCGCACCCTGGACTCGCACATCGCCTATTACCAGCGGTGGGCCAAGACGTGGGAGTTCCAGGCGTTGATGAAGGCCCGGCCGGCCGCCGGCGACCTGGAGCTGGGCCGGCGCTACGTCGAGGCGCTGATGCCGATGGTGTGGACCGCCTGCGAGCGGGAGGATTTCGTCGCCGAGGTGCAGGCGATGCGCCGCCGGGTGGAGAGCCTGGTGCCCGCCGACCGGCGGACCCGCGAAATCAAGCTGGGCACCGGCGGTTTGCGCGACGTCGAGTTCGCCGTGCAGTTGTTGCAGATGGTGCACGGCCGCCACGACGAGTCGCTGCGGGTGGCTTCGACCGTCGACGCGCTGGCCGCGCTGGGCGCCGGTGGCTACATCGGCCGCGACGACGCCGCCAACCTGACCGCCTCCTACGAATTCCTGCGGCTGCTGGAACACCGGCTGCAGCTGCAGCGGCTGCGGCGCACCCACCTGTTGCCCGACGAGGACGACGAGGAGTCGTTGCGCTGGCTGGCTCGGGCGGCGCATGTGCGCCCGGACGGCACCCACGACGCGCTCGGGGTGCTGCGCGAGGAGCTGAAACGGCAGAACATGCGGGTATCCCGCCTGCACGCCAAGCTGTTCTATCAGCCGCTGCTGGAATCCATTGCCAGCTTTGGGATTTCCGAAGGCATGTCGACGGAGGCCGCCGAGCGTCAGCTGGCGGCGCTGGGTTATGAGGGCCCGCAGAGCGCGTTGACGCATCTGTCGGCGCTGACCAGTCAGGGCACCCGCCGGGCCCGAGTGCAGCGGGTGCTGCTGCCCACCCTGCTGGACTGGTTGTCCGACACCCCCAACCCCGATGCCGGGCTGCTGGCCTACCGCCGGATCAGCGAGGCGCTGGCCGAACAGCGCTGGTACCTGTCGACGTTGCGGGACGAAGGGGCGGTCGCCAAACGGCTGATGCGGGTGCTGGGCACCTCGGCCTACATCCCGGACCTGCTGATGCGCGCGCCCGAGGTCATCCAGCTCTACGCCGACGGTCCCGCCGGGCCGAAGCTGTTGGAGGTCGAACCCGAGGGGGTGGCGCGGGCGCTGATCGCCTCGGCGGGCCGCTACGACGACCCGGAGCGCGCGATCGCGGCCGCCCGCACCCTGCGCCGGCGCGAACTCGCCCGGGTGGCGTCGGCGGATCTGCTCGGCATGCTCGAGGTGACCGAGGTGTGCCGGGCGCTGACCTCGGTGTGGGTGGCGGTGCTGCAGGCGGCGCTGGACGTGGTGATCCGCGCCAAGACCCCCGACGGCGGGGTGCCCGCCCGGCTCGCGGTGATCGGGATGGGCCGGCTCGGCGGCGGCGAACTCGGGTACGGCTCGGACGCGGACGTGATGTTCGTGTGCGAACCGGTCAACGGGGCCGAGGAATCGGTGGCCGTGCGCTGGGCCACCACGGTCGCCGAGCAGGTGCGGGCGCTGCTCGGGGCGCCGAGTTCGGACCCGCCGCTGGAGGTGGACGCCAACCTGCGGCCGGAAGGCCGCAACGGGCCGCTGGTGCGCACCCTGGCGTCGTATCAGGCCTACTACGACCAGTGGGCCCAGCCCTGGGAGGTGCAGGCGCTGCTGCGGGCGCACCGGGTCGCGGGGGACCGGGACCTGGGGGAGCGGTTCCTGCTGATGGTCGACCCGATCCGCTACCCGGCGGGTGGGCTGTCGCCGGAGGCGACGCGCGAGATCAAACGGATCAAGGCGCGGGTCGACGCCGAGCGGCTGCCCCGCGGGGCCGACCCGAAGACCCACACCAAACTGGGCCGCGGCGGTCTCGCCGACATCGAGTGGACCGTGCAGTTGCTGCAGTTGCGGCACGCGCACAAGGTGCCGGCGCTGCGCAACACCTCGACGCTGGAGACGCTCAACGCGATCGGGGCCGCCGAGCTGCTGCCCGAAAGCGATGTGGAACTGCTGCGGGAGGCCTGGCTCACGGCCACCCGGGCGCGCAATGCGCTGGTGCTGGTCCGCGGCAAGCCCACCGATCAGCTGCCCGGCCCGGGGCGGCAGCTGAACGCGGTAGCGGTGGCCGCCGGCTGGCGCAACGACGACGGCGGGGAGTTCCTGGACCACTACATGCGCGTCACCCGCCGGGCAAAAGCGGTGGTGAGAAAGGTTTTCGGTGAATAGCGGAGCACTGCGCGGCAGGCCCGGTAGTCGGCGCTTCGCGCATTCTGACCAGGTGCGGGGGAGTGTCCGGTGAGCACGGAGTTCCCCTATGAGGTGATCAGCGAGGCGCAGTTCGAGCAGCATCGCGCCCGGTACGAGCCGCTGACCGTGGCGATGCGCCGGCTGATCGACGCGGCGCTGGTCACCGACGCCGACGAGGCCACCGTCCGGGCGGCGCGCGACAAGATCGAGCAGGCCGCCCGGCTGCTCGAACGCCACCGGCGAAGCACCCCGATACCGGCGATCCACGAGGACTCCGGCCGTCCCGTGGTGTGGACCAACCCCGTGGTGGGGCTGCGCAACCCGATCTCGCCGCCGGTCGTCATCGAGTACGACGGCGATGGCCGGTGCTACGCCGACTTCACGCTCGGCGACGCCTACCAGGGCCCACCCGGCTGGGTGCACGGCGGCATCTGCGCGCTGGTGCTCGACCACATCCTCGGTGAGGCCGCGACCGCGGGGCTCACCCAGCCCAAGTTCACCGGCACCATCTCGCTGCGCTACCTGCGCGGCACCCCGCTCGGCCGGCTGCGCGCGGAGGCGTGGGTGGAACGTGTCGAGGGTGTGAAGACATTCGCGCGCGGGCAGATCAGCGACGCCGACGGCGTCACCGTCGAGGCCGAGGGCGTGTTCATCATGCCGGCGTGGGCGCGGGACGCCGGATGAGGTTCTACGTCAGCCTGGCCTTCCTCGACACCGCCGAGGTCAGCGAAATAGCCAGGGCCGCAGACGAACTCGGATACGACGGGCTGGGCATCCCCGATCACGTGGTCAACCTGGAGAAGCTGAAGACCCCGTATCCGTACACCAAGGACGGGCGGCGCCGCTGGGAGCCGTTCACCCACTGGCCCGATCCGTGGGTGTTGATCGGGGCGCTGGCCATGGTGACGTCGCGGGTGCGTTTCGTCACCACGGTCTACCTGCCCGCGATGCGTGACCCGTACTCGGGGGCCAAGGCGATCGGCACCGCGGCGTTCCTGGCCGGTGGGCGACTCGAACTCGGCATCGGGGTGGGCTGGTGCGCCGAGGAGTTCGAGTTGCTCGGCCAACCGTTCCGGCAGCGTGGCAAGCGCACCGACGAGATGCTCGCGTTGATGAAGGAACTGTGGAAGCCGGGTTGGACCGAGTTCTCCGGCGAGTTCTTTCGGACGCCGCGACTGGAGATGGAGCCCAGCCCGCCGCCGATTCCGGTGTATGTCGGCGGGCTGAGCGATGTCGCGTTGCGGCGCGCCGCTCGCCACGACGGCTGGATCGGGGATCTGATCAGCACCGACCGGGCGCTGGAGCGGGTGGCGCGGCTGCGTCAGTTGCGGGCTGAAATGGGTTTGTCCATGGACGATTTCACTGTTCTGACCCCGCTGACCGATGCGTTCACCCGCGAGCATTACGAGCGCGCCGAGGCCGGCGGGATCACCGGCGTCGTCACCATGCCGTGGATGTTCTACAGCGGCCCGAACGCCGGCCTCGCCGAGAAGATCGACGGGATGAAGCGGTTCCGCAAGGATCTCGCGCTGGACCGCTGAGCCCCGCGGGCTCAGTCGGCTCCGCGGCGCCGCCTGTCGATCGACAACGCCCCGGCGCCCAGGCCGGCGAGCGCGAGGAAGCCGAAGCAG
The window above is part of the Mycolicibacterium hassiacum DSM 44199 genome. Proteins encoded here:
- a CDS encoding enoyl-CoA hydratase/isomerase family protein, translating into MTDYETLTFEQSGPITRIALNRPDAANGMNGTMTRELADAAKRCDSPATKVVVLTGTGRFFCAGGDLKDFAAAADRGAHVKAVADDLHRAISTFARMNAVLITAVNGTAAGAGFSIAVTGDLVLAAESASFTMAYTRVGLSPDGSASYFLPRLIGVTRTKELMLTNRTLSAREAADWGLVTEVVPDDQLAARADALAAQMAATSSGSNGTVKALMLSTFSAGLEEQMEFEGRFIAERANSADGREGVDAFLGKRKAEFA
- the panB gene encoding 3-methyl-2-oxobutanoate hydroxymethyltransferase — protein: MSEQTVYGAAATAPRVKVRTHHLQKWKAEGHKWAMLTAYDYSTARVFEEAGIPVLLVGDSAANVVYGYDTTVPVTIDELIPLVRGVVRGAPHALVVADLPFGSYEAGPAQALAGATRFMKEAGAHAVKLEGGERVAEQIAALTQAGIPVVGHIGFTPQSVNTLGGYRVQGRGDAAEQTIHDAIAVQEAGAVAVVLEMVPAELATQITGKLTIPTVGIGAGPNCDAQVLVWQDMAGLTSGKTAKFVKRFAEIGAELRRAAEQFADEVASGAFPADEHCY
- a CDS encoding WS/DGAT/MGAT family O-acyltransferase gives rise to the protein MQRLSGLDASFLYLETPQQPLHVCSILELDTSTIPGGYTYDRFRDEFDLRLKAMPQFREKIADSRFNLDHPVWVEDKDFDVDRHLHRIGLPAPGGRAELAEICGHIASLPLDRSRPLWEKWVIENVDNKDPRGNGRLVVMTKVHHAAVDGVSGANLLSTLCSTEPDAPPPDPVDGPGEAGSLEIALSGALRFATRPLKLATALPTTLASVVDTVKRARSGLTMAPPFAAPKTPFNANVTAHRNVAFTQLDLDEIKKIKNHFGVKVNDVVMALVSTVLRRYLDDCGQLPDSSLVAMVPVSVHDRSDRPGRNQVSGMFSRLETQIADPAERLMAIAAANSVAKEHSSAIGATLLQDWTQFAAPAVFGIAMRVYAASRLGNARPVHNLVISNVPGPQVPLYYLGCEVKAMYPLGPIFHGSGLNITVMSLNGILNVGLISCPELIPDLWDLADQFPEALAELADATR
- a CDS encoding alpha/beta hydrolase translates to MNLRIGVLATASLLLLVAGCGKIPRLIDGHGVVAVPPPGSPVEWQECQLDLAHSVQLPPEAQCGMLSVPVNYDNPDGDVAQIALIRFPATGNQKIGSLVINPGGPGVSGVELAAQVVNRLPQPVRERFDLVGFDPRGVANSTPALWCNSDADNDRLRADPQVDYTPEGVEHIENETKAFVQRCVDKMGLEFLANVGTSNVVKDLDAIRAALGDDKLTYLGYSYGTRIGALYAEEYPDKVRAMILDGAVDPNADPIEANIRQAAAFQTAFNDYAADCAKSPDCPLGTDPAKAVDVYRSMVEPLVEQPAETKDPRGLSYSDAVVGTIFALYSPDLWRHLTQGLAELREGRGNIMLALADLYMGRDQNGHYDNSTDARVAINCVDKPAVKDRAKVIEEDRRLREVAPFMSYGEFTGHAPLDTCAFWPVPTTTEPHEINVQGLPPILVVSITNDPATPYEAGVELARQLKGSLLTVEATQHTVVFQGDQCVDEIATRYLIDLVVPPPDARCS
- a CDS encoding alpha/beta hydrolase produces the protein MSAMWRLGRLVLALLLLSLVGSPVAAATPEGQSTQRWGLPPVWGGCERFLADAGKVPTAQCGTVAVPFDYNDPDGELAQLAVIKVPASGDRIGVLIVNPGGPGASAVDTVAGMGAALAGTELLERFDLVGVDPRGVGHSTPQLRCRTDEEFDAYRREPLADYSPAGVAHIESVYADLVRRCTERMGAAFLSGVGTATAAIDLDVVRAALGEHQLNYLGFSYGTQLGAAYAARYPDRVRAMVLDGAVDPTLDPVAARIRQLNGFQRAFDAYAADCAKAADCPLGTDPSQFVARYRQLVDPLVTRPAYTSDPRGLSYSDAITGTVNALYSPRYWPYLTSGLLGLRDGTDAVDLLLLADDYYRRDRSGHYKNQHDALMAIRCVDAPYPPDPAVWVEADRQVRQAAPFLAHGAFTGFAPRDLCSMWPVPPTSAPQPATSPGPGKVVVVSVTRDPATPYEAGVELARQMGASLITFDGAQHTVVFNGDACVDTAVVNFLIDSVVPPHGLRC
- the glnA gene encoding type I glutamate--ammonia ligase, whose translation is MDRQKEFVLRTLEERDIRFVRLWFTDVLGFLKSVAIAPAELEGAFEEGIGFDGSAIEGFARVSEADMVARPDPSTFQILPWTNDRGTHYSARMFCDITMPDGSPSWADSRHVLRRQLAKASDLGFTCYVHPEIEFFLLKPGPNDGTPPEPADSGGYFDQAVHDAAPNFRRHAIDALEQMGISVEFSHHEGAPGQQEIDLRYADALSMADNVMTFRYVVKEVAIAEGVRASFMPKPFAEHPGSAMHTHMSLFEGETNAFHSPDDPLQLSDIAKSFIAGILEHANEISAVTNQWVNSYKRLVHGGEAPTAASWGAANRSALVRVPMYTPHKASSRRIEVRSPDSACNPYLTFAVLLAAGLRGIEKNYVLGPEAEDNVWNLTPEERRAMGFKELPTSLGAALAEMENSELVAEALGEHVFDYFLRNKRQEWENYRSHVTPYELKAYLSL